The following are encoded in a window of Ranitomeya variabilis isolate aRanVar5 chromosome 6, aRanVar5.hap1, whole genome shotgun sequence genomic DNA:
- the LOC143781305 gene encoding uncharacterized protein LOC143781305 produces MEIEKRDERCTEDDPTDDCIGSSEGYLISLEFQADNSSITQDTCTQHSDILDIPPAFDSRDRSSDDFNEEISPTPSKIVKQNKSRRRNAEDKSHPTRKKPHSCSECGKGFAHKLHLTYHERIHTGEKPYSCSECGKCFAQKSQLNNHERIHTGGEKPYSCSECGKCFSLKSYLNSHERVHTGEKPFSCSECGKCFSFKETLIQHQRLHTGMKPFSCSECGKCFTHKSNRNQHQRLHTGEKLYSCSECRKYFINKSQLSRHERFHTGEKPYSCSECGKCFAHKSSLNSHEKIHTGEKPFSCSECGQRFAWKSQLNCHEKIHTGEKLYSCSECGKCFAQKSYLNIHENIHTGEKPYSCSDCGKCFALKLQLNFHKKIHTGEKPYSCSECGKCFAQKSYLNCHEKIHTGEKPYSCSECGKCFAQKSYLNCHEKIHTGEKPFSCSECGQRFAWKSQLNCHEKIHTGEKPYSCSECGKCFAQKSHLNSHKTRGLH; encoded by the coding sequence atgactgtatCGGGAGCTCCGAGGGATATCTGATATCTTTAGAATTTCAAGCAGATAATTCTAGTATCACACAAGATACATGTACACAGCATTCTGACATCTTAGATATACCCCCAGCCTTTGACAGCAGAGATCGATCATCGGATGATTTTAATGAAGAAATATCTCCTACTCCATCAAAGATTGTTAAGCAAAATAAAAGTCGGAGAAGAAATGCTGAAGATAAAAGCCATCCTACAAGGAAGAAGCcacattcatgttcagaatgtgggaaaggttttgcACATAAATTACATCTTACTtatcatgagagaattcacacaggagagaagccatattcatgttcagaatgtgggaaatgttttgcacagaaATCACAGCTTAATaatcatgagagaattcacacaggaggagagaagccatactcatgttcagaatgtgggaaatgtttttcactgAAATCATATCTTAATTCTCATGAaagagttcacacaggagagaagccattttcatgttcagaatgtgggaaatgtttttcttttAAAGAAACTCTTATTCAACATCAAAGGCTTCACACAGGAATGAAAccattttcgtgttcagaatgtgggaaatgttttactcataAATCTAATCGTAATCAACATCAAAgacttcacacaggagagaagctatattcatgttcagaatgccggaaatattttattaataaatcaCAACTTAGTAGGCATGAGAgatttcacacaggagagaagccatattcatgttcagaatgtgggaaatgttttgcacataaatcaTCTCTTAATAGTCATGagaaaattcatacaggagagaagccattttcatgttcagaatgtgggcaacGTTTTGCTTGGAAATCACAGCTTAATTGTCACGagaaaattcatacaggagagaagctatattcatgttcagaatgtgggaaatgttttgcacagaaATCATATCTTAATATACATGAGAacattcatacaggagagaagccatattcatgttcagattgtgggaaatgttttgcattgAAATTACAGCTTAATTTTCACAagaaaattcatacaggagagaagccatattcatgttcagaatgtgggaaatgttttgcacagaaATCATATCTTAATTGTCACGagaaaattcatacaggagagaagccatattcatgttcagaatgtgggaaatgttttgcacagaaATCATATCTTAATTGTCACGagaaaattcatacaggagagaagccattttcatgttcagaatgtgggcaacGTTTTGCTTGGAAATCACAGCTTAATTGTCACGagaaaattcatacaggagagaagccatattcatgttcagaatgtgggaaatgttttgcacagaaATCACATCTTAATAGTCACAAGACCAGGGGGTTGCACTGA